The Larimichthys crocea isolate SSNF chromosome XI, L_crocea_2.0, whole genome shotgun sequence genome has a segment encoding these proteins:
- the LOC104926132 gene encoding microtubule-associated protein RP/EB family member 3 isoform X3, whose translation MAVNVYSTSMTIENLSRHDMLAWVNDSLQLTYTKIEQLGSGAAYCQFMDMLFPGCILLKKVKFNAKLEHEYIHNFKVLQAAFKRMNVDKIIPVERLVKGKFQDNFEFLQWFKKFFDANYDGKEYDPVLIRQGQEGTPPPPNPGPMRTSPTVPKTVPTPQRQITTATRRSAQMTRNGGDAELIELNQQLLDLKLTVEGLEKERDFYFGKLRDIELICQENENDNNPALSKIMDTLYATEEGFAPPDDDEIDEGARGDQDEF comes from the exons ATGGCGGTGAATGTCTACTCCACCTCTATGACCATAGAGAACCTGAGTCGTCATGACATGTTGGCATGGGTAAACGACTCTCTACAGCTCACCTACACAAAGATCGAGCAGCTCGgctcag GTGCTGCTTACTGTCAGTTCATGGACATGCTGTTTCCAGGCTGCATATTGTTGAAGAAAGTGAAGTTTAATGCTAAACTGGAGCACGAATACATACACAATTTCAAGGTCTTACAGGCTGCATTCAAGAGGATGAATGTGGACAAG atCATCCCTGTGGAGAGGCTGGTGAAGGGGAAATTCCAGGACAACTTTGAGTTCCTCCAGTGGTTTAAGAAGTTTTTTGACGCCAACTACGACGGCAAAGAATACGACCCTGTACTGATACGGCAGGGCCAGGAGGGAACGCCGCCTCCACCCAACCCAG GCCCCATGAGAACTTCTCCCACAGTGCCGAAGACTGTTCCCACTCCCCAGAGGCAGATCACAACAGCAACCCGCAGGAGCGCTCAAATGACCCGCAATGGAGGAGACGCTGAGCTCATCGAGCTCAACCAGCAG CTGCTGGATCTGAAGCTGACTGTAGAGGGactggagaaggagagggactTCTACTTCGGAAAGCTGAGAGACATCGAGCTCATCTGccaggaaaatgaaaatgataacaACCCAGCCCTCAGCAAAATTATGGATACACTGTACGCCACAGAG GAGGGATTTGCACCACCAGATGATGACGAGATTGACGAAGGGGCACGGGGAGACCAGGACGAGTTCTGA
- the LOC104926132 gene encoding microtubule-associated protein RP/EB family member 3 isoform X1 — protein sequence MAVNVYSTSMTIENLSRHDMLAWVNDSLQLTYTKIEQLGSGAAYCQFMDMLFPGCILLKKVKFNAKLEHEYIHNFKVLQAAFKRMNVDKIIPVERLVKGKFQDNFEFLQWFKKFFDANYDGKEYDPVLIRQGQEGTPPPPNPGEPILHKPKRPTRPGPMRTSPTVPKTVPTPQRQITTATRRSAQMTRNGGDAELIELNQQLLDLKLTVEGLEKERDFYFGKLRDIELICQENENDNNPALSKIMDTLYATEEGFAPPDDDEIDEGARGDQDEF from the exons ATGGCGGTGAATGTCTACTCCACCTCTATGACCATAGAGAACCTGAGTCGTCATGACATGTTGGCATGGGTAAACGACTCTCTACAGCTCACCTACACAAAGATCGAGCAGCTCGgctcag GTGCTGCTTACTGTCAGTTCATGGACATGCTGTTTCCAGGCTGCATATTGTTGAAGAAAGTGAAGTTTAATGCTAAACTGGAGCACGAATACATACACAATTTCAAGGTCTTACAGGCTGCATTCAAGAGGATGAATGTGGACAAG atCATCCCTGTGGAGAGGCTGGTGAAGGGGAAATTCCAGGACAACTTTGAGTTCCTCCAGTGGTTTAAGAAGTTTTTTGACGCCAACTACGACGGCAAAGAATACGACCCTGTACTGATACGGCAGGGCCAGGAGGGAACGCCGCCTCCACCCAACCCAG GTGAACCCATTCTCCACAAACCTAAAAGACCCACTCGCCCAG GCCCCATGAGAACTTCTCCCACAGTGCCGAAGACTGTTCCCACTCCCCAGAGGCAGATCACAACAGCAACCCGCAGGAGCGCTCAAATGACCCGCAATGGAGGAGACGCTGAGCTCATCGAGCTCAACCAGCAG CTGCTGGATCTGAAGCTGACTGTAGAGGGactggagaaggagagggactTCTACTTCGGAAAGCTGAGAGACATCGAGCTCATCTGccaggaaaatgaaaatgataacaACCCAGCCCTCAGCAAAATTATGGATACACTGTACGCCACAGAG GAGGGATTTGCACCACCAGATGATGACGAGATTGACGAAGGGGCACGGGGAGACCAGGACGAGTTCTGA
- the LOC104926132 gene encoding microtubule-associated protein RP/EB family member 3 isoform X2 yields the protein MAVNVYSTSMTIENLSRHDMLAWVNDSLQLTYTKIEQLGSGAAYCQFMDMLFPGCILLKKVKFNAKLEHEYIHNFKVLQAAFKRMNVDKIIPVERLVKGKFQDNFEFLQWFKKFFDANYDGKEYDPVLIRQGQEGTPPPPNPGEPILHKPKRPTRPGPMRTSPTVPKTVPTPQRQITTATRRSAQMTRNGGDAELIELNQQLLDLKLTVEGLEKERDFYFGKLRDIELICQENENDNNPALSKIMDTLYATEVPVEGVTWQRNLLSSGEI from the exons ATGGCGGTGAATGTCTACTCCACCTCTATGACCATAGAGAACCTGAGTCGTCATGACATGTTGGCATGGGTAAACGACTCTCTACAGCTCACCTACACAAAGATCGAGCAGCTCGgctcag GTGCTGCTTACTGTCAGTTCATGGACATGCTGTTTCCAGGCTGCATATTGTTGAAGAAAGTGAAGTTTAATGCTAAACTGGAGCACGAATACATACACAATTTCAAGGTCTTACAGGCTGCATTCAAGAGGATGAATGTGGACAAG atCATCCCTGTGGAGAGGCTGGTGAAGGGGAAATTCCAGGACAACTTTGAGTTCCTCCAGTGGTTTAAGAAGTTTTTTGACGCCAACTACGACGGCAAAGAATACGACCCTGTACTGATACGGCAGGGCCAGGAGGGAACGCCGCCTCCACCCAACCCAG GTGAACCCATTCTCCACAAACCTAAAAGACCCACTCGCCCAG GCCCCATGAGAACTTCTCCCACAGTGCCGAAGACTGTTCCCACTCCCCAGAGGCAGATCACAACAGCAACCCGCAGGAGCGCTCAAATGACCCGCAATGGAGGAGACGCTGAGCTCATCGAGCTCAACCAGCAG CTGCTGGATCTGAAGCTGACTGTAGAGGGactggagaaggagagggactTCTACTTCGGAAAGCTGAGAGACATCGAGCTCATCTGccaggaaaatgaaaatgataacaACCCAGCCCTCAGCAAAATTATGGATACACTGTACGCCACAGAG GTACCGGTAGAGGGGGTCACATGGCAAAGAAATCTGCTTTCTTCAGGAGAAATCTAG